The Thermosulfurimonas sp. F29 genome includes a window with the following:
- the ilvC gene encoding ketol-acid reductoisomerase — MKIYYDKDADLSLLQGKTIAVLGYGSQGHAHALNLRDSGLEVIVGLRPGGASFEKARADGFEPLPPSEACARAEVIMVLVPDQIQPQLYKEAIEPNLSAGKMLMFAHGFNIHFGQIVPPKDVDVTMVAPKGPGHLVRREFERGAGVPCLVAVHQDATGEALKRALAYAKGIGGTRAGVIETTFREETETDLFGEQCVLCGGVAALIKAGFETLVEAGYQPEIAYFECCHELKLIVDLIYEGGLSFMRYSISDTAEYGDLTRGPRIVNESVKQEMKRILEEIQSGRFAREWILENRAGRPVMNALRRREAEHPIEEVGRRLRDMMPWLKKK, encoded by the coding sequence ATGAAAATTTACTACGACAAAGACGCGGACCTTTCGCTTCTTCAGGGCAAGACCATTGCCGTTCTGGGATACGGAAGTCAGGGGCACGCCCACGCCCTGAACCTCCGGGACAGCGGTCTTGAGGTGATCGTGGGGTTGCGTCCCGGGGGGGCCAGCTTCGAGAAGGCCAGGGCGGACGGCTTCGAGCCCCTCCCCCCCTCCGAGGCCTGCGCCCGGGCCGAGGTGATAATGGTTCTGGTGCCGGATCAAATCCAGCCTCAACTTTACAAGGAGGCCATCGAGCCCAACCTTTCCGCGGGCAAGATGCTCATGTTCGCCCACGGCTTCAACATTCACTTCGGTCAGATCGTTCCTCCGAAAGATGTGGATGTGACCATGGTGGCCCCCAAGGGGCCCGGGCACCTGGTCCGCCGGGAATTTGAACGGGGTGCCGGGGTGCCCTGTCTGGTGGCCGTGCACCAGGACGCCACGGGCGAGGCTCTAAAGCGGGCCCTGGCCTATGCCAAGGGCATCGGCGGCACCCGGGCCGGAGTCATCGAGACTACCTTCCGGGAGGAGACCGAGACCGACCTTTTCGGAGAACAGTGCGTGCTCTGCGGCGGGGTGGCCGCGCTGATCAAGGCCGGTTTCGAGACCCTGGTGGAGGCCGGCTATCAGCCCGAGATCGCCTACTTCGAGTGCTGCCACGAACTCAAGCTCATCGTGGACCTCATCTACGAGGGGGGACTCTCCTTCATGCGGTATTCTATAAGCGACACCGCGGAGTACGGGGATCTCACCCGCGGCCCCCGGATCGTAAACGAGAGCGTGAAACAGGAAATGAAGCGGATCCTGGAGGAGATCCAGAGCGGGCGTTTCGCCCGGGAGTGGATCCTGGAGAACCGGGCCGGCCGTCCGGTAATGAACGCCCTGCGGCGCCGGGAGGCGGAGCACCCCATCGAGGAGGTGGGCCGGCGCCTCCGGGACATGATGCCCTGGCTCAAGAAGAAGTAA
- the hemL gene encoding glutamate-1-semialdehyde 2,1-aminomutase: protein MAGTRSRSYFAEAVKVIPGGVNSPVRACRSVGADPIFFERGEGPYLVDVDGRRYIDYVASWGPLILGHAHPEVVAAVKAAAEGGTSFGAPTWAEVELARLICACVPSIEKVRLVNSGTEATMSAVRLARGYTGRKKIVKFDGCYHGHADSFLVKAGSGVATLGIPGSPGVPEEIVANTVSLPYNDLEAVKDCFSRMGREIAAVIVEPIAGNMGVVPPEPGFLEGLREITRKHGALLIFDEVITGFRVGLSGAQGLYGVEPDLTCLGKIIGGGLPVGAYGGRAEIMDHIAPEGPVYQAGTLSGNPLAVAAGLATLRILTRPGTYERLEELSSRLFEGLFEAARAAGLRVTGNRVGSMMTLFFREGRVTNFAEAAASNTELYGAFWRAMVKRGVYLAPSQFEAAFVSLAHTEEEIERTIEAAREAFKEVA from the coding sequence ATGGCGGGAACCAGGTCCAGGAGTTATTTCGCAGAGGCGGTGAAGGTCATCCCCGGAGGGGTGAACAGTCCGGTTCGGGCCTGCAGGAGCGTGGGGGCGGACCCCATCTTCTTCGAGCGGGGCGAGGGGCCCTACCTGGTGGATGTGGACGGGAGACGCTACATAGACTATGTGGCCTCCTGGGGGCCGCTCATTCTGGGGCACGCCCATCCCGAGGTGGTGGCCGCGGTCAAGGCCGCCGCCGAGGGCGGGACCAGTTTCGGGGCTCCCACCTGGGCCGAGGTGGAGCTGGCTCGCCTGATCTGTGCGTGCGTGCCCTCCATCGAGAAGGTGCGGCTGGTCAATTCCGGGACCGAGGCCACCATGAGCGCGGTGAGGCTCGCCCGGGGCTACACCGGGCGCAAAAAGATCGTAAAGTTCGACGGCTGCTATCACGGTCACGCCGATTCCTTTCTGGTTAAGGCCGGTTCCGGGGTGGCCACCCTGGGGATTCCGGGCAGCCCCGGAGTGCCGGAGGAGATCGTGGCCAACACCGTGAGTCTTCCCTATAACGATCTTGAGGCCGTAAAGGATTGTTTTTCGAGGATGGGCCGTGAGATCGCGGCGGTGATCGTGGAACCCATCGCCGGGAACATGGGGGTGGTGCCGCCAGAGCCGGGGTTCCTGGAGGGTTTGCGGGAGATTACCCGGAAGCACGGAGCCCTTCTCATCTTCGACGAGGTCATTACCGGTTTCCGGGTGGGGCTTTCCGGGGCCCAGGGTCTTTACGGAGTGGAACCGGATCTCACCTGCCTGGGAAAGATCATCGGCGGAGGGCTTCCGGTGGGGGCCTACGGGGGGCGGGCCGAGATCATGGATCACATCGCCCCGGAGGGGCCGGTCTATCAGGCCGGGACCCTTTCGGGGAATCCGCTGGCGGTGGCGGCGGGGCTGGCCACCCTCCGGATCCTCACCCGTCCCGGCACCTACGAGCGGCTCGAGGAGCTTTCGTCCCGGCTCTTCGAGGGGCTTTTTGAGGCGGCCCGGGCGGCCGGTCTCAGGGTCACCGGCAATCGCGTGGGGTCCATGATGACCCTCTTTTTCCGGGAGGGGAGGGTAACGAATTTTGCCGAGGCCGCGGCTTCGAACACCGAACTTTACGGAGCCTTCTGGAGGGCTATGGTAAAGCGCGGGGTCTATCTGGCTCCCTCTCAGTTCGAGGCCGCCTTCGTCTCCCTGGCCCACACCGAGGAGGAAATCGAAAGGACCATCGAGGCCGCCCGCGAGGCCTTCAAGGAGGTGGCTTAA
- a CDS encoding DUF86 domain-containing protein has product MERVYRKIEKFERALRKLKEAFSESFLEGLSEEILMEIRIKRFEYTFEALWQAAQAYLRERGLECGSPRSCFEGLLKEGLIAPEDEEVVVRMLRLRNTLVHIYDEDTARDLYEEIWKGPYLECLDRIASAFKNTLSEGG; this is encoded by the coding sequence ATGGAAAGGGTCTACCGAAAGATTGAGAAATTTGAGCGAGCGTTGCGAAAACTGAAGGAGGCCTTTTCGGAATCGTTTTTGGAGGGACTTTCGGAGGAGATTTTAATGGAGATTCGTATCAAACGCTTCGAGTACACATTTGAGGCCTTATGGCAGGCGGCTCAAGCATACCTTCGTGAAAGAGGACTGGAATGCGGCTCTCCCCGGTCCTGTTTTGAAGGGCTTTTGAAGGAAGGCTTGATCGCCCCCGAAGATGAAGAAGTGGTGGTGCGGATGCTCCGTCTGCGAAATACTCTGGTTCATATTTACGATGAGGATACAGCCAGGGATCTTTACGAAGAGATATGGAAAGGTCCTTACCTTGAATGCCTGGATAGGATAGCCTCAGCTTTCAAAAATACCTTATCCGAGGGAGGTTAG
- a CDS encoding nucleotidyltransferase family protein produces MKKEISQETLERYLVLVGKALEDLFPEADIIFFGSVVEGDFSPRLSDIDVGLYLGRPLTDREYWKLQKVLEDLPLLRAVDVVDLASVKDPRFLKRILEKGRLWKGSTERLRNLSERCEN; encoded by the coding sequence ATGAAGAAAGAGATTTCTCAGGAGACTCTCGAAAGGTATCTCGTTTTAGTAGGGAAGGCCCTGGAGGATCTCTTTCCTGAAGCGGACATAATTTTTTTCGGTTCGGTAGTGGAAGGAGACTTTTCGCCTCGCCTTTCCGACATAGATGTGGGCTTATATCTGGGGCGTCCTCTTACCGACCGGGAATACTGGAAACTGCAAAAAGTCCTGGAAGACCTGCCCCTTTTGCGAGCCGTTGATGTGGTGGATCTGGCTTCCGTAAAGGATCCCCGATTCCTTAAAAGAATCCTGGAGAAGGGCAGACTATGGAAAGGGTCTACCGAAAGATTGAGAAATTTGAGCGAGCGTTGCGAAAACTGA